From a single Vampirovibrio chlorellavorus genomic region:
- the pgeF gene encoding peptidoglycan editing factor PgeF: MPKTAVPVITEPFVLYQSALLNTYTERVIHGFTGKPITLGGQACPPAQARANRELVCEHTGLSVARLTLPRQTHTDQFRLNDIPCDRETDAVILTETGVAAMVQVADCVPIILYEPDRHIGAVIHAGWRGTAQSITAKVAQILISQYQASPHRLLAVIGPSIGGCCYEVSPEVAEQVGQSLPQVTARQYTSLSLNGKPQIDLKQVNALQLQTLGISQIDSLPACTLCEPERLWSHRRGETGRQVALLELKPLSAL; the protein is encoded by the coding sequence ATGCCCAAAACCGCTGTACCCGTCATCACCGAACCTTTTGTATTGTATCAATCCGCCTTGCTCAATACCTACACCGAACGGGTGATCCACGGTTTTACCGGCAAGCCGATCACGCTGGGCGGCCAAGCCTGCCCCCCGGCGCAGGCCCGAGCCAACCGGGAGCTAGTCTGCGAGCACACCGGGCTCTCGGTCGCTCGACTGACCCTCCCTCGGCAAACCCACACCGACCAATTCCGATTGAACGACATCCCCTGCGACCGGGAAACCGACGCCGTCATCCTGACCGAAACCGGCGTAGCCGCCATGGTGCAGGTGGCCGATTGTGTCCCCATCATCCTCTACGAGCCCGATCGGCACATTGGGGCGGTCATTCATGCCGGATGGCGTGGCACCGCCCAGAGCATCACCGCCAAAGTGGCCCAGATCCTGATAAGTCAATATCAGGCCAGCCCCCATCGGTTGTTAGCCGTCATCGGCCCCTCCATTGGCGGATGTTGCTATGAAGTCTCGCCGGAAGTGGCGGAGCAAGTCGGCCAAAGCCTCCCCCAAGTGACCGCCCGCCAATACACCAGCCTTTCGCTCAACGGCAAGCCCCAAATTGACCTGAAGCAGGTCAACGCCTTGCAATTACAGACCTTGGGGATCAGCCAGATTGACAGTCTCCCGGCCTGCACCCTGTGCGAACCCGAGCGGCTCTGGTCTCACCGCCGGGGCGAAACTGGACGGCAAGTGGCTCTATTGGAATTAAAGCCGCTTTCAGCGCTTTAG
- a CDS encoding ABC transporter ATP-binding protein yields the protein MAEVVLENVAKSYDKTPVIQDVSLTVQDQEFVVMVGPSGCGKSTILRMIAGLESITGGTIQIEDRVVNEVPPKDRDIAMVFQNYALYPHMSVYENMAFGLKMRKTPKAEIDAKVKEAARILDLEHLLERKPKQLSGGQRQRVALGRAIVRNPKVFLMDEPLSNLDAKLRVQMRSEIAALHKRLKATTIYVTHDQVEAMTMGHRIVILNKGKIQQVDTPLQVYHQPANMFVAGFVGQMNFLTGVMESEGLRLGDQTLLPLPQALREKLQDLSGRAAVMGIRPEHWVPETAPEAGPVFEVVPDRVEMLGSEQMVHFPFNGQLVVARWPSDLPAAEGETLSIKLDLDKVLLFDGATEQRIQ from the coding sequence ATGGCAGAAGTGGTTTTGGAAAACGTAGCCAAGTCCTACGATAAGACCCCCGTGATACAGGATGTGTCGTTGACCGTTCAGGATCAGGAGTTTGTGGTGATGGTGGGCCCCAGCGGGTGCGGCAAGTCCACCATTCTGCGCATGATTGCGGGTTTGGAGAGCATTACTGGCGGTACCATCCAGATTGAAGATCGGGTGGTAAACGAGGTGCCTCCCAAGGATCGTGACATTGCCATGGTCTTTCAGAACTACGCCTTGTATCCGCATATGAGCGTGTACGAAAACATGGCCTTTGGCCTGAAGATGCGCAAAACCCCCAAGGCGGAAATTGACGCCAAGGTCAAGGAAGCCGCCCGTATTCTGGATTTGGAGCATTTGCTGGAGCGCAAGCCCAAGCAGTTATCCGGTGGGCAGCGCCAGCGGGTGGCCTTGGGCCGGGCCATTGTGCGCAATCCCAAAGTCTTTTTGATGGATGAGCCCCTGTCCAACCTGGATGCCAAGTTGCGGGTGCAAATGCGCTCGGAAATCGCCGCTTTGCACAAACGCCTGAAGGCCACCACGATCTACGTGACCCACGATCAGGTGGAAGCCATGACCATGGGGCATCGCATCGTCATCCTGAACAAGGGCAAGATTCAGCAGGTGGATACGCCGCTTCAGGTGTATCATCAGCCCGCCAATATGTTTGTGGCCGGTTTTGTGGGGCAAATGAATTTTCTGACCGGGGTGATGGAGTCAGAAGGCTTGCGTCTGGGTGATCAAACCCTGTTGCCCCTGCCACAGGCCTTGCGGGAGAAACTACAAGATCTATCGGGCCGGGCGGCGGTCATGGGCATTCGTCCCGAGCATTGGGTGCCGGAAACCGCTCCAGAGGCTGGGCCGGTGTTTGAGGTCGTGCCGGACCGGGTGGAAATGCTGGGCAGTGAACAGATGGTGCATTTCCCCTTCAATGGTCAGTTGGTGGTGGCCCGTTGGCCATCGGATTTACCGGCGGCAGAAGGGGAAACTCTCAGCATCAAGCTGGATTTGGATAAAGTGCTGTTGTTTGACGGGGCCACCGAGCAGCGCATTCAGTAG
- a CDS encoding metallophosphoesterase, giving the protein MDVLTHNQLRVSQRQICLPRLPQAFHGLRVVQLSDLHFYEYTSPDFYNAVVRQVNALNPDLILLTGDVVHYGPDYIEPARSFLHQLRANFGKWAILGNHDYNDSQWGQLIEAMLPQAGFRLLKNESDCLQRDGQRLWLAGLDDLWYGAPNISQALAAIPTEREVTLMMAHNPLLFDPIALGAHGQVDLVLAGHTHAGHVYIPFLGPIYRKIFRMKYRYGLYEKNGCQLHVTSGVGSAAFYLKKRKIGFPRFRFNTWPEIAVLTLSKS; this is encoded by the coding sequence ATGGATGTTCTCACGCACAATCAGCTCAGGGTTTCTCAGCGTCAAATTTGCCTGCCCAGGCTCCCGCAAGCCTTCCACGGATTGCGCGTGGTTCAGCTGTCGGATTTGCATTTTTACGAATATACCAGCCCGGACTTTTATAATGCGGTCGTTCGGCAGGTCAACGCTTTAAATCCGGATTTGATTTTATTGACGGGTGATGTGGTGCATTACGGGCCCGATTACATCGAGCCAGCCCGATCGTTCTTGCATCAGTTGCGGGCGAATTTCGGAAAATGGGCCATTCTGGGGAATCACGATTACAACGACAGTCAATGGGGCCAATTGATAGAGGCTATGCTCCCTCAGGCCGGGTTTCGGTTGCTTAAAAACGAAAGCGACTGTCTGCAACGGGATGGGCAGCGCTTGTGGCTGGCCGGTCTGGACGATCTCTGGTATGGGGCGCCCAATATCTCCCAAGCTCTGGCCGCCATTCCCACGGAGCGGGAAGTGACCCTGATGATGGCCCATAATCCCTTGTTGTTTGACCCCATTGCCCTGGGGGCTCACGGGCAGGTGGATTTGGTATTGGCAGGGCATACCCATGCCGGGCATGTGTACATTCCTTTTTTAGGGCCTATTTATCGCAAAATTTTCAGGATGAAGTACCGCTACGGGCTGTATGAAAAAAATGGGTGTCAGTTGCACGTCACCAGCGGGGTAGGGTCGGCGGCGTTTTATCTTAAAAAGCGAAAAATCGGGTTTCCCCGATTTCGCTTTAATACCTGGCCAGAAATTGCCGTTTTAACCTTGAGCAAAAGCTGA
- a CDS encoding class I SAM-dependent DNA methyltransferase, with amino-acid sequence MYHQLAHLYDWPGALEFARKITDKDLQILSEFGIQPGAHLLDLGCGTGTLALSLAQKGYQVTGIDLSAAMLAQAQAKQAEYPEPMTVRWVQGDMRDFVLEAPVNAVLCHYDSLNHLSNETELRCAFLQVAQALQPDGLFLFDLNTLENYQTFWNGKDSYEGPNYRLKTVSHFQEASGKAEVQFTVDEYNDAGELHHHEETVFEQYFNEKAVEKYLMAADFCEISYAPFNPVEDLPADFPLKTFWVCKKRPV; translated from the coding sequence ATGTACCATCAACTCGCTCACCTGTACGACTGGCCCGGCGCCCTGGAGTTTGCCCGTAAAATCACCGACAAAGACCTTCAGATTTTGAGCGAATTTGGCATCCAGCCCGGTGCCCACCTACTGGATTTGGGATGCGGCACCGGCACCCTGGCCTTATCGCTGGCCCAAAAAGGCTATCAGGTAACTGGCATCGATCTGTCGGCGGCCATGCTGGCCCAGGCCCAAGCCAAGCAAGCGGAGTACCCCGAGCCCATGACCGTGCGATGGGTGCAGGGTGATATGCGGGACTTTGTGCTGGAAGCGCCGGTCAATGCCGTGCTATGCCACTACGACAGCCTGAACCACCTTTCCAATGAAACCGAACTGCGCTGCGCCTTTTTACAGGTGGCCCAGGCCCTCCAGCCAGACGGACTGTTTTTGTTTGACCTCAACACGCTGGAAAATTACCAGACCTTCTGGAACGGCAAGGACAGTTACGAGGGCCCCAACTACCGGCTTAAAACCGTTTCCCACTTTCAGGAAGCAAGCGGCAAGGCGGAAGTTCAGTTTACCGTGGATGAATACAATGACGCGGGTGAGCTGCATCACCATGAGGAGACTGTCTTTGAGCAGTACTTCAACGAGAAGGCGGTGGAAAAATACCTGATGGCCGCTGATTTCTGTGAGATAAGCTATGCACCCTTCAATCCGGTGGAAGATTTACCAGCGGACTTTCCGCTGAAAACCTTTTGGGTGTGCAAAAAAAGACCCGTCTGA
- a CDS encoding tetratricopeptide repeat protein produces MMQPRNFCLFYKAPLALTVTLGLAFTALTGSGWALSPQSRQYYLEAQQAELQGKLEQAEQSLRKAVALDSQDYLNFVKLGSILNQLGKPNEALSYYQQALNLNPQDNMILYSMGGIYEQLGQYTKAEEAYELCLQNNPRYQFALLNLARTEIQQKKYPPAIAHYQQFLGKYPDHYEARRHLAKLYLVSGQESASVKEFDILKQRFPSRFEEHLDLARALTGSNAPEQALEELKVAYAKEGSKSDIDEEMGRAHSALGQVDLAIQNYQKALALNPKKDDLLPRIADLYRAQKQWAPAAENYQLYLKAHPDAQGVRQSLATTYLDADNFEAAFNELGLLLQATTDPQQRFLIQKDMAYSLQMLGDMPRAITLSETLLSDPMAQKDLQLKSNLAIAYHREGQYDKAVDFYKQVYYAEPALRQQFKINRESLGNDLAVALTALGDAAYKSKDFKQAVSRYGDARLTADTKNFYPDLGLANTYYAMELFEQANDAYGKVLEKDPANVTAKLYRTKLAMARATANPTGTGNAAPVGVSDANISTLESLAQQNPTNQDVLLTLANAYERQGNTTAAINTYQKLLALDANNPDLLSSIGTLWQQAGNLEKAREHYLKALTLNERMPFVHYNLGIVYNELGQLDQSAEAYKKAMSLDPANSDSRYGLAVTLEKQRKYQEALDSYQSYIKDPSAKYTQEALTRIELLKQALGATSGVKPVSGQTGAASGNAAQASSTGSSAGSKGNVTPVNSIGQTGKVQQSPLRIEPH; encoded by the coding sequence ATGATGCAGCCCCGGAATTTTTGCCTGTTTTACAAAGCGCCACTGGCTTTGACTGTGACCCTTGGGCTAGCCTTTACGGCTTTGACGGGGAGTGGCTGGGCCTTGTCCCCTCAGTCCCGGCAATATTACCTGGAGGCCCAGCAGGCGGAGCTGCAGGGCAAGCTGGAACAGGCCGAGCAGTCCTTGCGCAAGGCCGTGGCCCTCGATTCCCAGGATTACCTGAACTTCGTCAAACTGGGCTCTATCCTCAACCAGCTGGGTAAGCCCAATGAAGCCCTCAGCTATTATCAGCAGGCTTTAAACCTGAACCCTCAGGACAATATGATCCTGTACAGCATGGGCGGTATTTACGAACAATTGGGCCAATACACCAAAGCCGAAGAGGCTTATGAGCTATGCCTGCAAAATAACCCCCGGTACCAGTTTGCCTTGCTCAATCTGGCCCGTACCGAAATCCAGCAGAAGAAGTATCCGCCCGCCATTGCCCACTATCAGCAATTTTTAGGAAAATACCCTGATCACTACGAGGCCCGCCGTCATTTGGCCAAGTTGTACCTTGTCAGCGGACAGGAATCGGCTTCGGTGAAAGAATTTGACATTCTCAAGCAGCGCTTCCCCAGCCGGTTTGAGGAACATCTGGATCTGGCCCGTGCCCTGACCGGCTCCAACGCGCCGGAACAGGCTTTGGAAGAGCTGAAAGTCGCCTACGCCAAGGAAGGTAGCAAGTCTGATATTGATGAGGAAATGGGGCGGGCCCATTCCGCTTTGGGGCAGGTGGATCTGGCCATTCAAAACTACCAGAAGGCCCTGGCCCTGAATCCCAAAAAGGATGACCTGCTGCCCCGTATTGCGGATCTGTACCGGGCCCAAAAGCAGTGGGCACCGGCTGCGGAAAATTATCAGCTGTACTTGAAAGCGCATCCTGATGCCCAAGGGGTGCGGCAGTCTCTGGCTACTACCTATCTGGACGCTGATAACTTCGAGGCGGCTTTCAATGAGTTGGGCCTGTTGCTTCAGGCTACGACTGACCCGCAGCAGCGTTTTTTAATCCAGAAGGATATGGCCTATTCCCTGCAAATGCTGGGCGATATGCCCAGGGCCATCACCCTCTCGGAGACCTTGCTGTCTGATCCGATGGCCCAAAAGGATTTGCAGCTCAAGTCCAATCTGGCCATTGCCTATCACCGGGAAGGCCAGTACGACAAGGCCGTAGACTTTTACAAGCAGGTTTACTATGCCGAGCCAGCCTTGCGGCAGCAGTTCAAGATCAATCGAGAAAGCCTGGGCAATGATCTGGCGGTGGCCCTCACCGCTCTGGGCGATGCCGCCTACAAGAGCAAGGACTTTAAACAGGCCGTTTCCCGCTATGGTGATGCCCGCCTGACCGCCGACACCAAGAATTTTTACCCGGATTTGGGTTTGGCCAACACCTATTACGCCATGGAGCTTTTTGAGCAGGCCAACGACGCCTACGGCAAGGTGCTGGAAAAAGATCCGGCAAACGTGACGGCCAAGCTGTACCGCACCAAGTTGGCCATGGCCCGGGCGACTGCCAATCCCACGGGCACCGGCAATGCCGCTCCGGTCGGGGTGTCGGATGCCAATATTAGTACGCTGGAATCATTGGCCCAGCAAAACCCCACCAATCAGGATGTTTTACTGACGTTGGCCAATGCCTACGAGCGTCAGGGTAACACCACGGCGGCCATCAACACCTATCAGAAACTGTTGGCGCTGGATGCCAACAATCCCGATTTGCTTTCCTCCATTGGCACCTTGTGGCAACAGGCGGGCAATCTGGAAAAAGCCCGGGAGCATTATTTAAAGGCCCTGACCCTTAATGAGCGCATGCCCTTTGTGCATTACAATCTGGGCATTGTGTATAACGAACTGGGGCAACTGGATCAGTCCGCGGAAGCCTATAAAAAGGCCATGAGTCTGGATCCGGCCAATAGCGACTCCCGCTACGGGCTGGCTGTAACTCTGGAGAAGCAGCGGAAGTATCAGGAGGCGCTGGATTCCTATCAGTCCTACATCAAAGACCCCTCCGCCAAATATACGCAGGAGGCCTTGACCCGTATTGAGCTGTTGAAGCAGGCCTTGGGCGCTACTTCTGGCGTGAAACCGGTTTCCGGCCAGACAGGAGCAGCCTCCGGCAACGCCGCTCAGGCCAGCTCGACGGGCTCATCGGCTGGTTCGAAAGGGAATGTCACCCCAGTCAACTCTATCGGGCAGACGGGTAAAGTTCAGCAGTCCCCCTTGCGGATTGAGCCCCACTAG